The following are encoded together in the Poseidonibacter lekithochrous genome:
- a CDS encoding HD domain-containing protein — protein MSELNIQIEELISNNATDFEISKVFKTYFKNYVNSIDTTFETTGGKDFFIKHTKHTDKFLIQLYKYILRKNFGSYQPMSTSIPISLVALGSYGREQLCIYSDIDIMILYEDIKGYNLKEIMEEFITLAWDCGLKLGSRVHELKEVAEGVKEDITIKSSIIESRLIFGSKYLWFGYENILNQIRKTNQKDFVLEKLQEHKDRLLKYPLKMEPNVKDGFGGIRESNMMYWMANVLYGIRDTKHLIGKEFTEEEFKLYRQALEFIFRVRNALHNIARKKQDQVTFDILPDLSTKLVFKDTPRYPKERQCMAKLLSCLHIVHSFTATMIKKFTRSVLFENKNIKELKNNRFKKDLFIVGNTLYTSFHAKPKTLNALLKELISLPAVVTRFDRSYIYYASKAKIPKVQTQELRKNIKSMLFKKSLYPVIKLLYNANLLGIIIPNSKLIMNQPQFDGYHQHPTDVHSIKTLKFAHNIEDEYIRSIFESLSPNQKTITRLAALFHDIGKGRTADHHIIGEKLFKTTLQELGFEEKHIRVGARLVRYHNMMSYVATHEDIYSEKTILNFTGLIKSPIALKMLYVVTYCDVSAVGKNIFNSSMSSLLKQLYTNSLPAFENEELLNESARRVAKQNTIKNLSRYKALPNQIKRKIMYISSNQIFLRLKAEDILDIAIKAKDVNDYIYKIINEKHLTIRIIRNVPLNLGYLLGKLEFLNISNLNIFKLYDDKKAFEISFSEKVDADDILYIKEIIENSFDMSKTTKLITPVIKEENIKINCNHTTYLASMQIKAKDQKGLFAFMAKIFDDFGIEIETAKLHTLKGYARDLLLIEKNGNFCSKQEEIVNLICSKDKAE, from the coding sequence ATGAGCGAATTAAATATACAAATAGAAGAACTTATCTCAAACAATGCAACAGACTTTGAGATATCTAAGGTTTTTAAAACTTACTTTAAAAATTATGTAAACTCAATCGATACTACCTTTGAAACAACAGGTGGTAAAGATTTTTTTATAAAACATACAAAACATACTGATAAATTTTTAATCCAACTTTATAAATATATCTTACGAAAGAACTTTGGTTCATATCAACCAATGAGTACATCTATTCCTATTTCATTAGTAGCTTTAGGTTCATATGGAAGAGAACAGCTTTGTATTTATTCTGATATTGATATTATGATTTTATACGAAGACATCAAAGGTTACAACCTAAAAGAAATCATGGAAGAGTTTATTACTCTTGCTTGGGATTGTGGGCTAAAACTAGGTTCTAGGGTACATGAATTAAAAGAAGTAGCTGAGGGTGTAAAAGAAGATATTACTATCAAAAGTTCAATCATTGAGTCAAGACTAATTTTTGGTTCAAAATATTTATGGTTTGGATATGAAAATATTCTAAATCAAATTAGAAAAACAAATCAAAAAGATTTTGTATTAGAAAAACTTCAAGAACACAAAGACCGACTTCTAAAATATCCTCTAAAAATGGAGCCAAATGTCAAAGATGGTTTTGGTGGAATTAGAGAATCAAATATGATGTATTGGATGGCAAATGTTCTTTATGGAATTAGAGATACAAAACATCTAATTGGTAAAGAGTTTACAGAAGAAGAATTCAAATTATATAGACAAGCTTTAGAGTTTATTTTTAGAGTTAGAAATGCTTTACATAATATTGCTAGAAAAAAACAAGATCAAGTTACTTTTGATATTTTGCCTGATTTAAGTACAAAACTTGTATTTAAAGATACTCCTAGATATCCAAAAGAGCGTCAATGTATGGCAAAACTTCTATCATGTTTACATATTGTTCATAGCTTTACAGCAACTATGATTAAGAAGTTTACAAGAAGTGTACTTTTTGAAAATAAGAATATCAAAGAACTTAAAAATAATAGATTTAAAAAAGACTTATTTATTGTTGGCAATACTTTATATACTTCATTTCATGCAAAACCAAAAACATTAAATGCTTTATTAAAGGAACTTATTTCTTTACCAGCTGTCGTAACTAGATTTGATAGATCATATATTTATTATGCAAGTAAAGCAAAAATACCAAAAGTACAAACACAAGAATTAAGAAAAAATATTAAATCTATGTTATTTAAGAAGTCTTTATACCCAGTTATAAAACTACTTTATAATGCAAATTTATTAGGGATAATTATTCCTAATAGTAAACTAATAATGAATCAACCTCAGTTTGATGGATACCATCAACACCCAACAGATGTTCATTCAATTAAAACTTTAAAATTTGCACATAATATTGAAGATGAATATATAAGAAGTATTTTTGAATCATTAAGTCCAAATCAAAAAACCATTACAAGACTAGCAGCACTTTTCCATGATATAGGAAAAGGAAGAACAGCAGATCATCATATAATTGGTGAAAAACTATTTAAGACAACGCTACAAGAATTAGGCTTTGAAGAGAAACATATTAGAGTAGGAGCTAGATTAGTTAGGTACCATAATATGATGTCTTATGTGGCAACACACGAAGATATATACTCTGAAAAAACTATTCTAAATTTTACAGGATTAATAAAATCTCCAATAGCACTTAAGATGTTATATGTAGTTACATACTGTGATGTTTCAGCTGTTGGGAAAAATATCTTTAATAGTTCAATGTCATCTCTTTTAAAACAACTTTATACAAATTCACTTCCTGCATTTGAGAATGAAGAGTTATTAAATGAAAGTGCAAGAAGAGTTGCAAAACAAAATACAATTAAAAATCTTAGCAGATACAAAGCCTTACCAAATCAGATAAAAAGAAAGATAATGTATATTTCTTCAAATCAGATTTTCTTACGATTAAAAGCTGAAGATATTTTAGATATTGCTATTAAAGCAAAAGATGTAAATGATTATATTTATAAGATAATTAATGAAAAACATTTAACTATTAGAATTATTAGAAATGTTCCTTTAAATTTAGGGTATTTATTAGGGAAATTAGAGTTTTTAAATATTTCAAATTTAAATATTTTCAAACTTTATGATGATAAAAAAGCTTTTGAAATTAGTTTTAGTGAAAAAGTAGATGCAGATGATATTTTATATATCAAAGAGATTATTGAAAACTCATTTGATATGAGTAAAACAACAAAACTTATTACACCAGTAATAAAAGAAGAAAATATCAAAATCAATTGTAACCATACAACTTACCTAGCTTCTATGCAAATAAAAGCTAAAGATCAAAAAGGCTTATTTGCTTTTATGGCTAAGATTTTTGATGACTTTGGAATAGAGATTGAAACTGCAAAACTTCATACTCTAAAAGGTTATGCGAGGGATTTATTACTTATTGAAAAGAATGGAAATTTCTGTTCAAAACAAGAAGAGATAGTGAATCTAATTTGTTCAAAAGATAAAGCAGAATAA
- a CDS encoding acyl-[ACP]--phospholipid O-acyltransferase, with the protein MGKLKDNLGNIVLIKFAFLFVVFCNAVVDVSHKVLLQNIAFKIFDGSEQVVWISIINAMIIIPFLLLFTLSGYLSDKYNKKDILVYGAISSFVLSVLMIFSYMSGNFYLAMFNLVLLAVQSAIYSPAKFGIILDIWGKKNLAKGNSALQAISIIAILFGIGSGSFFFESFYISNNLEALSSKEALLDATISLTYYIAPIALLEMLTSIFILRRVKTSYVKNEKLSLDKKEFIQGKLLAKNIHTIFSNNTIFLSVIGLSVFWGVSQGLMAVFPSFAKQYLEITDVFVINGVLAASGIGIAIGATIYSKISKHYIEVGTIPIASIGMAVTIYISTIVESASFLALSFLFFGIFGGLFVVPLNALIQFNAKKRILGTVLAGNNWFHSLAMFFMLALTTTVSLYNLDPKNTIYLILFITLFGTIYTVYKLPQSMLLLFVKSVVGLKYKLEVDGVKNIPASGGVLLLGNHVSWIDWAVILMASPREVKFVMHKPIYDKWYLNWLLKMFKAIPISGASSKSTIKTIAKELDEGNMVVVFPEGSITRNGHLGEFKKGFELILAMTKNDVKVVNFYIRGLWESMFSRASKKFKKSYRTNSVTVSFSKVMKKENANVITVKNEVVNLSAKSWKNHIENLDTLSETIFDRLKEVSGDMIFADSTGLELSGNKFLTVSILFKDLLKPRVKGQNIGLLLPSTAAGAFINYSTLMLGKTVVNLNYTAEIKSLKEAINKAEVQTIVASSKFVEKLETKGIDLKEILELVDVIYVEDLKTQISKIKGLTTLLSVKFLPSFILKSIHLKPIKKDDTVVILFSSGSEGSPKGVELSSDNIVGNSQQIAAILNVTNNDTLVGSLPIFHAFGITVTTFLPLIEGIKCVAHPDPTDGLGIGQLVHKYKATIMTGTSTFYRLYTKNPKVHPLMFETLRYTVAGAEKLRDDVRAEFKKKFGKDILEGYGVTETTPVASCNLPNVLAPDYSLQVGTQVGSVGMPIPGTKVKIIDPDTHKELETGEEGMIVISGIQVMKGYLKDKEKTSQVLIKIKGQTFYITGDKGKLDSHGFLTIVDRYSRFAKLAGEMVSLGAIESRISKLIISDEEENEIDFITTTLEDDKKGEKVVLLISGIKEDEISRLKEKMIETFDNKLMIPSIIKIVEDIPKLGTGKKNFKEANTLAKSLV; encoded by the coding sequence ATGGGAAAATTAAAAGATAACCTAGGAAATATTGTTTTAATAAAATTTGCATTTTTATTTGTAGTTTTTTGTAATGCAGTTGTAGATGTATCACATAAAGTACTTTTACAAAACATAGCTTTTAAAATTTTTGATGGAAGTGAACAAGTTGTTTGGATTTCAATAATTAATGCAATGATTATTATTCCATTCTTACTTTTATTTACTCTAAGTGGTTATCTATCTGATAAATATAATAAGAAAGATATCCTAGTTTATGGGGCTATTTCATCATTTGTTTTATCTGTTTTAATGATATTTTCATATATGAGTGGAAACTTTTATTTAGCAATGTTCAATCTTGTATTATTAGCTGTTCAAAGTGCTATTTATTCCCCTGCAAAGTTCGGTATTATTCTTGATATTTGGGGTAAAAAAAACTTAGCAAAAGGAAACTCTGCATTACAAGCCATTTCAATTATTGCTATTTTATTTGGTATAGGTAGTGGATCTTTTTTCTTTGAGAGTTTTTATATATCAAATAATTTAGAAGCCCTTAGCAGCAAAGAAGCCTTACTTGATGCAACAATATCTTTAACTTATTATATTGCTCCTATTGCTTTATTAGAGATGTTAACTTCTATATTTATTTTAAGAAGAGTAAAAACTTCTTATGTGAAAAATGAAAAACTATCTTTAGATAAAAAAGAGTTCATTCAAGGTAAATTATTAGCCAAAAATATTCATACAATTTTCTCAAATAATACAATCTTCTTATCAGTTATTGGTTTATCAGTTTTCTGGGGAGTATCTCAAGGTTTAATGGCAGTATTCCCATCTTTTGCAAAACAGTATTTAGAAATCACAGATGTATTTGTAATTAATGGAGTATTAGCAGCTTCTGGAATTGGTATTGCTATTGGAGCAACTATTTATTCAAAAATATCAAAACACTATATTGAAGTTGGAACTATTCCAATTGCATCAATTGGTATGGCTGTAACGATTTATATTTCAACAATAGTTGAATCAGCATCTTTCCTTGCTCTTAGTTTTTTATTCTTTGGTATTTTTGGAGGATTATTCGTAGTTCCTTTAAATGCTTTAATTCAATTTAATGCTAAAAAAAGAATATTAGGTACAGTTTTAGCTGGAAATAACTGGTTCCATTCTCTTGCAATGTTCTTTATGCTTGCTTTAACAACAACAGTATCTTTATATAATTTAGATCCTAAAAATACTATTTATTTGATTTTATTTATTACTCTATTTGGAACAATTTATACAGTATATAAATTACCTCAATCAATGCTTCTATTATTTGTAAAATCAGTAGTTGGTTTAAAGTATAAATTAGAAGTAGATGGAGTAAAAAATATTCCAGCAAGTGGAGGAGTATTATTACTTGGTAATCATGTATCTTGGATTGATTGGGCTGTAATTTTAATGGCAAGTCCAAGGGAAGTGAAATTTGTAATGCATAAACCTATTTATGATAAGTGGTATCTAAATTGGTTACTAAAAATGTTCAAAGCTATTCCTATTTCAGGTGCTTCTAGTAAATCAACTATTAAAACTATTGCAAAAGAATTAGATGAAGGTAATATGGTTGTAGTATTTCCAGAAGGTTCAATTACAAGAAATGGTCACTTAGGAGAGTTTAAAAAAGGTTTTGAATTAATTCTTGCTATGACAAAGAATGATGTAAAAGTAGTGAATTTTTATATTAGAGGTTTATGGGAATCGATGTTCTCAAGAGCTAGTAAAAAGTTCAAAAAATCATATAGAACAAACAGCGTTACAGTGTCTTTTTCAAAAGTTATGAAAAAAGAGAACGCAAATGTAATTACAGTGAAAAATGAAGTAGTAAATTTATCTGCTAAATCATGGAAAAATCATATTGAAAACTTAGATACTTTAAGTGAAACAATCTTTGATAGATTAAAAGAAGTATCAGGGGATATGATTTTTGCTGATTCAACTGGCTTAGAGTTATCAGGAAATAAATTTTTAACAGTTTCAATTCTTTTCAAAGACTTACTAAAGCCAAGAGTTAAAGGTCAAAATATTGGATTATTACTTCCTTCAACTGCTGCTGGGGCTTTTATAAATTATTCTACTTTAATGTTAGGAAAAACAGTTGTTAATCTAAACTATACAGCCGAGATAAAGTCATTAAAAGAAGCTATAAATAAAGCGGAAGTTCAAACAATAGTTGCTTCTTCTAAGTTTGTAGAAAAACTAGAAACAAAAGGTATTGATTTAAAAGAGATATTAGAGTTAGTTGATGTGATTTATGTAGAAGATTTAAAAACTCAAATTTCAAAAATAAAAGGTTTAACAACACTTTTATCTGTGAAGTTTTTACCAAGTTTTATTCTAAAATCTATTCATTTAAAACCAATAAAAAAAGATGATACAGTTGTGATTTTATTCTCATCAGGTAGCGAAGGCTCTCCAAAAGGTGTAGAGTTATCAAGTGATAATATTGTAGGAAATTCTCAACAAATTGCTGCAATTTTAAATGTAACTAATAATGATACTCTAGTTGGCTCATTACCAATATTCCATGCCTTTGGTATTACTGTAACTACTTTTTTACCTTTGATTGAAGGTATCAAATGTGTGGCTCATCCAGACCCTACTGATGGCCTAGGAATAGGGCAGTTAGTTCATAAATATAAAGCAACAATTATGACAGGAACATCAACATTTTATAGGTTATATACAAAGAATCCTAAAGTACATCCTTTAATGTTTGAGACTTTAAGATACACAGTTGCTGGAGCTGAGAAGTTAAGAGATGATGTTAGAGCTGAGTTTAAAAAGAAATTTGGAAAAGATATTCTAGAAGGATATGGAGTTACAGAGACAACACCAGTTGCTTCGTGTAATTTACCAAATGTATTAGCTCCTGATTATTCACTTCAAGTAGGAACACAAGTAGGAAGTGTAGGTATGCCAATCCCTGGAACAAAAGTAAAAATTATTGACCCAGATACTCACAAAGAGTTAGAAACAGGTGAGGAAGGAATGATTGTAATTTCTGGTATTCAAGTAATGAAAGGTTACTTAAAAGATAAAGAAAAAACATCACAAGTTCTAATCAAAATAAAAGGGCAAACTTTTTATATTACAGGAGATAAGGGTAAGCTTGATTCTCATGGCTTTTTAACTATTGTAGATAGATATTCAAGGTTTGCTAAACTTGCAGGTGAGATGGTGAGTTTAGGAGCAATTGAGTCTAGAATCTCAAAACTTATTATTAGTGATGAAGAAGAGAATGAAATTGACTTTATCACTACAACCCTAGAAGATGATAAAAAAGGTGAAAAAGTTGTTTTATTAATTTCAGGAATTAAAGAAGATGAGATTTCAAGATTAAAAGAAAAAATGATTGAGACATTTGATAATAAATTAATGATTCCAAGTATTATAAAAATAGTTGAGGATATTCCAAAATTAGGAACAGGAAAAAAGAATTTTAAAGAAGCTAATACTCTTGCAAAATCTTTAGTATAA
- a CDS encoding MerR family transcriptional regulator, producing MKIIDDKNYYKMSELVEQTALSNHTISFYHKKGLLPNSLSTSKNMKYYPEITITVLNMIKYFKDNLSFSIDYIKELFDYYNINFDDRADLILQSIQMISSEIKNPISKKDLLDLNVEEAIKLDLIDDKEIYFKTEIEVLKTFTELRRFDISIQLINEYVQTSKKLAMLERELSSKVLEKTGFLPEILVLDILNSFKPYIFNRHTIEEFKKDI from the coding sequence ATGAAAATTATTGATGATAAAAATTACTATAAAATGAGTGAATTGGTTGAACAAACAGCTTTAAGCAACCATACAATCTCTTTTTATCATAAAAAAGGTCTATTACCAAATAGCCTAAGCACTTCAAAAAATATGAAATATTATCCAGAAATCACAATTACAGTATTAAATATGATCAAATACTTCAAAGACAATTTGAGTTTTTCAATTGATTATATTAAAGAATTATTTGACTATTACAATATAAATTTTGATGATAGAGCAGATTTAATTCTTCAATCAATACAAATGATTTCAAGTGAAATAAAAAATCCAATATCAAAAAAAGATTTATTAGATTTAAATGTTGAAGAAGCAATAAAATTAGATTTAATTGATGATAAAGAGATCTATTTTAAAACAGAAATAGAAGTTCTTAAAACATTTACTGAGCTTAGACGTTTTGATATTTCAATACAACTTATTAATGAATATGTACAAACAAGTAAAAAACTTGCTATGTTAGAGAGAGAACTTAGTTCAAAAGTATTAGAAAAAACTGGATTTTTACCTGAAATTTTAGTTTTAGATATTCTAAACTCTTTCAAACCATATATTTTTAATCGTCATACAATAGAAGAATTTAAGAAGGATATATAA
- the rarD gene encoding EamA family transporter RarD, with product MTEARLGQIYAIFAFLFWGGISPIYFKQVALVEPIEVLIYRVIFSFLTLLPFLFFKKELQSFLITIVDLKKLKYLFFSTLFASTNWLIFIWAISNNMILEASLGYYINPLINVLLGFLFLNERMTRNQNIAVAIASLAVIYQFFALGHIPILSLSLAITFGLYGLIRKKINLGSITGLFIEVLILLPFSLMYLLYLLNTDGIAFIQNSTVYVSFMLTLTGLITVIPLLLFNGAARRMKLATLGFFQYIGPTVAFLIAVFVYNEEFNFDKLVTFALIWIALLIFSLDSFKKKSK from the coding sequence TTGACAGAAGCTAGATTAGGACAAATTTACGCAATATTTGCATTTTTATTTTGGGGTGGAATCTCACCTATTTATTTCAAACAAGTAGCTTTAGTTGAGCCCATTGAAGTACTTATTTATAGAGTTATATTCTCATTTTTAACTCTTTTACCTTTTTTATTTTTTAAAAAAGAATTACAATCTTTTTTAATCACAATAGTTGATTTAAAAAAATTAAAATACTTATTCTTCTCAACCTTATTTGCTTCAACTAACTGGTTAATATTTATTTGGGCAATTTCAAATAATATGATTTTAGAGGCATCTTTGGGATATTATATTAATCCTTTGATTAATGTACTTTTAGGATTTTTATTTTTAAATGAAAGAATGACTAGAAATCAGAATATTGCAGTAGCCATTGCTTCATTAGCTGTAATTTATCAGTTTTTTGCCCTAGGACATATTCCTATTTTATCTTTATCTTTAGCTATAACTTTTGGATTATATGGGCTTATAAGAAAGAAAATCAACTTAGGTTCTATTACTGGATTATTCATAGAAGTACTTATTCTTCTTCCTTTCTCACTAATGTATTTACTTTATTTATTAAATACAGATGGAATTGCATTTATCCAAAATAGCACAGTTTATGTATCTTTTATGCTTACATTAACAGGTCTAATTACCGTAATACCTCTTCTTTTATTTAATGGAGCTGCACGAAGAATGAAACTAGCAACCTTAGGATTCTTCCAGTATATTGGTCCTACAGTTGCATTTTTGATTGCAGTATTTGTTTATAATGAAGAGTTTAACTTTGATAAGTTAGTTACTTTTGCTCTGATTTGGATAGCTTTACTTATCTTCTCATTAGATTCTTTCAAGAAAAAATCAAAATAA